In Spea bombifrons isolate aSpeBom1 chromosome 9, aSpeBom1.2.pri, whole genome shotgun sequence, the genomic stretch atatatatataccactatacacacaaacacacacacacacacacacacacacacatatatatatataccactatacacacaaacacacacacacacacacacacacacacacatatatatatatatacttacatctatacacccatatatacacatgtatacacactatatatgttTAGTATAATTAGAGAACgagcatatttattattattattattattattatctgtttttcttcctctctctctctctctctctctctctctctcttttttttatccccctctctctttatttctctccttttccattttcacactccctcttccttctctctctatatctccctctccttctctctctctctccttctctctctctattacccccctctttctccctatctcttatgtctcttattttctctctctctcagtttAGCCCCCCTGGCTATGAGAAGTGAGGGTGTCATTTCTAgtgcctcttctcactcccaGATTAACCCCTCTGTTTGTCACCATCCTGCTCTCTTATCTCCTCTCTTATTGTCCTCACCTCACATCCTCCCTTTCCATCGACAATAGGTTATCTCTGTTTACAGAggctaattgtttttttttggagatcTCTTTAATAATAACTGCTTTCAAACAAGGTGTGTAAATGAGGATTAGTATAATTAGAGAGCGACTTCTTTGTGAAGTTCTGCTAAATGACATCTCCCCATAAACCAAAAACCAATGATTATGATTTTAGAAActacacaaaataattatttacagaCTAAATTTACCCACACTATtgaatcctatatatatatatatatatatatatatatatatatatatatatacctgcatTTCTCATGTATGTGTCTTATTCCTCCTCAGTAATTAAATATCCCTTCACCTgacttttttggattttttctcACAGAAGTCTGCTGTAATAATTGATTTGTGCAGAGAAGTGTCTCTTCCCCCCTTAGGTGATACTTGAGAAGGGGCTCACGTTGCATGGCCCTTACGTGTCTCCCCCCTGAGGGCAGCAGCatcactaccaccaccacccctcctcctcctcctcctccacccTTTGCCCTCCCCACCCTCCAGTCTGTGCTCCAAGCTCCATCCTGTCCACTGCCAGCCCCTATAGGCTCAACCAATCAGAGAGCAGAGCAGAGAGGAGCTTTAAGGAGACTTTAACCAGAACACCAACAAACTTAGTGCTGTGAGTAATAGCATCTTCCCTCTGTCTCCTCAGCCTGCAGAGCACTTTGCGTTTGGAGTGCAGAACCCTTGGATATAACTTTGTTTTTGGGGGGACATACTGCTTTTCAGTGTATGATTCCCACTGCTTTCTCTGGTGTCCTGTGGCTGTGTCTGAAGCCCACTGAGCCATGTCTATGCTCCCTTCCTTTGGCTTCACCCAGGAGCAAGTAGCCTGTGTATGTGAGGTTCTGCAGCAAGGGGGCAATTTGGAAAGATTGGGTAGGTTCCTTTGGTCCCTTCCAGCCTGTGACCATCTGCACAAGAATGAAAGTGTCCTGAAGGCCAAGGCGGTGGTGGCTTTCCACAGGGGCAACTTCAGGGAACTCTACAAGATCCTGGAAAGTCATCAGTTCTCACCCCATAACCACCCCAAACTTCAGCAGCTGTGGCTCAAAGCTCACTATGTGGAGGCAGAAAAGCTTAGGGGGAGACCTCTTGGGGCAGTTGGAAAATACAGGGTAAGAAGAAAATTCCCCTTGCCTAGGACGATCTGGGACGGTGAAGAGACAAGTTACTGTTTTAAGGAGAAGTCCAGGGGAGTGCTTCGAGAGTGGTATGCCCATAACCCCTACCCATCACCCAGGGAGAAGAGGGAACTGGCTGAGGCCACTGGACTAACTACCACCCAGGTCAGCAACTGGTTCAAGAACAGGAGGCAAAGGGACAGAGCTGCAGAAGCCAAAGAAAGGTAAGAGGGTGAAAAGAATCCAAAAATAAGCCCCTAAACCCCTATGGACAGAGACAGAGGCAATAGCCCCTTCTTCAAACACTTGTGGTGATCTATTGTGGATACTTTGTGTCACTTTGCAAACTGTTATAAATCAGATACATtgtgttcatccaaatactgagCCCCAGAGAAGCTCTCACCCCAGCCCCAGACAAAGGAGCACAAATGCCCCCAA encodes the following:
- the LOC128505192 gene encoding homeobox protein six1, which gives rise to MSMLPSFGFTQEQVACVCEVLQQGGNLERLGRFLWSLPACDHLHKNESVLKAKAVVAFHRGNFRELYKILESHQFSPHNHPKLQQLWLKAHYVEAEKLRGRPLGAVGKYRVRRKFPLPRTIWDGEETSYCFKEKSRGVLREWYAHNPYPSPREKRELAEATGLTTTQVSNWFKNRRQRDRAAEAKERENTENNNTSSNKQNQLSPLDGGKSLMSSSEEEFSPPQSPDQNSVLLLQGSLGHPGASAYTLSALGSSQGSHSLQAHQHQLQDSLLGPLTSSLVDLGS